The Streptomyces sp. V4I8 genome includes the window GCAAGTCCAAGCCGCTGACCTACAAGAGCGAGCTCAAGGTGGTGCGCGGCCTCACCACCGGGCGGGCCCTGGTCGACTGGCAACCGACCGTGATCCACCCGCAGTTGCAGAAGGACGACCGCCTCGTCACCGGCGAGGCGGCGGCTCCGCCCATCGAGGCCGTCGACCGGAACGGCACCGTGCTGACGAAGGAGAAGTACCCCTCCCTCGGCCCGGTCCTGGACACCCTGCGCGACCGATACGGCAGCAAGGCGGGCGGCTCCCCCGGTATCGAGCTGGCGATCCGGCACGCCGACGAGTCGCCGGACACCTCGCTGCTGACCCTCGCGAAGGGCAAGCCCGGCAGGCTGGAGACGACGCTCAGCGCGAGCGTGCAGGCGGCGGCCGAGAAGGCGGTCAAGCAGTACGACCAGTCCTCGGTGGTGGCCGTCAAGCCGAGCACCGGCGAGGTGCTGGCCGTGGCCAACCACCGTGACGACGCCTTCAACGCGGCCTTCGAGGGACGCGTCCCGCCCGGCTCCACGATGAAGATCATCACCGCCGCCATGCTGATCGACAACGGCGTGACCTCGATGAACGGTCCGGCGCCCTGCCCGGCCACGGCGACCTGGCAGAGCCAGACCTTCAAGAACCTCACCGGCATGAAGCCGGACGAGAGCGCGAACGCCACCCTCGCGGCCGGCTTCATGCGCTCCTGCAACACGGCTTTCATCAAGCTCGTCGACGAGGACCCGCTCACGGACGCCTCGCTGACTCAGGAGGCCGAGGAGCGGTTCGGGCTCGGCCGCGACTGGAAGACCGGCATCAGCTCCGTCGACGGCAGCGTCCCCGCCTCCACCGGCCCGGACCGCGCGGCCAACGCCATCGGCCAGGGCCAGGTCCAGATGAACCCGCTGAACATGGCGTCGGTGACGGCCACCGCCATCACGGGTACGTTCCGGCAGCCGTATCTGGTCGCGCGCGACCTCGACGAGCGGCCGTTCGCCACCGCCGACGGGCTGCGGGCCGGCACCGCCGCCCAGCTGAAGCAGATGATGCGGCTGACCGCGACCTCGGCCCAGGGCACCGCCGTGCGGGTGATGTCCGGGCTCAGCGGTGACATCGGCGCCAAGACCGGCTCCGCCGAGGTCGACGGAGAGGCCACCTCCGACAGCTGGTTCACCGGGTTCCGCGATGATGTGGCGGCCGCGGCCATGGCCCAGCAGGGCGGCCACGGCAGCGACGCGGCGGGGCCGATTGTCGCAGCCGTGCTACGAGCGTCCGGCTGAACTCATCCCCCGCGGCACGGGACTCTAGGGTGGTCCTCGTCGTTGGTATGCGTGAGGTCGGCGGGGCGGGGGGCCCTGGAATACGCGAGGGAACGGAAAGCAGTGGGCAACAGAGGGCGCGTCGCTGAGCGACGGAAGACCAACCCCGCAGTGCTCGGCGGGATGATCGCCGTGGTCGTCGGCGGCGCCGGGTTCGGCGCCTACGCGCTGTTCGGCGGCGGGGCCGTCGCCGACAGCCGTGCGCAGTCGACGTCGGCGAGCGCCGACGACAAGGGGAAGGACGTCAAGACCGGCCCCCTGTCGGCGACCGAGGTCACGGCCGCGGCCCGCCGGTTCCTCACCGCCTGGCAGCAGGGCGAGGTGACCGAGGCGGCCGCCGCCACGGACGACACTCCCGCCGCCAGGACCCTGCTGACCGGCTACACCAAGGACGCCCACATCAAGGACGTCACCCTCACCGCCGGCACCCGCACCGGCGACAAGGTCCCCTTCTCCGTGAAGGGCACGGTCTCGTACAAGGGCACCACCAAGCCGCTGGGGTACGAAAGTTCGCTGACGGTCGTGCGGCGGGCCGAGGACGGCAAGCCGCTCGTCGAGTGGCACTCCGCGATCGTCCACCCCGACCTGAAGGACGGCGACACCCTCGTCACCGGCGAGTCCGGCACCCCGCCGGTCAAGGCCCTGGACCGGGACGGCGGCGAGCTGACGGCGGAGGAGTACCCGTCGCTGGGCTCCGTCCTCGACGGGCTGCGCGAGAAGTACGGCGAGAAGGCCGGCGGCAAGGCGGGCGTCGAGCTCCAGGTGGTCCGGGGCAAGGAGTCCCAGAAGGCCGAACTGTCCGACAAGACCCTGCTGGAGCTGAGCGAGGGCACCCCGGGCACGGTGAAGACGACGCTGAGCCCGGCGCTGCAGGCCGCCGCGGAGAAGCAGGTGGCCGCGAAGTCCAGGGCGTCGGTGGTCGTCCTGCGTCCCTCGACCGGCGAGATCCTGGCCGTGGCGAACTCCTCGCACGGCTTCAACACCGCCTTCCAGGGCTCCCTCGCCCCCGGCTCCACGATGAAGGTCATCACCTCGTCGCTGCTGATCGAGAAGGGCCTCGCGTCGGCGGACAAGCAGCACCCCTGCCCCAAGTACTTCACGTACGGCGGCTGGAAGTTCCAGAACGACGACAAGTTCGAGATCAAGGGCGGCACCTTCAAGGCGAGCTTCGCCCGCTCCTGCAACACGGCCTTCATCAGCCAGGCCCCCGAGCTGGACAACGACAGCCTGACCCAGGAGGCCCAGCAGGTCTTCGGCCTGTCGCTGAACAACTGGTCCGTCGGCATCCCGACCTTCGACGGCTCCGTCCCGGTCCAGTCGCAGGCCCAGATGGCGGCCTCGCTCATCGGCCAGGGCGGTGTGCGGATGAACCCGCTGAACATGGCGTCGGTCTCGGCGACGATCAAGACGGGCACCTTCAAGCAGCCCTACCTGGTGGCTCCGACGGTCGACAACCGCACCCTCGCCACCGCCTCCCGCTCCCTGTCCGCGTCCGCGCTCTCCCAGGTGCGCGAGCTGATGGCCTACACGGCGGCCTACGGCACGGCGGCCGAGGCGATGTCCGGGGTCACCGGCGACGTCGGCGCGAAGACCGGCTCGGCGGAGGTCGACGGCCAGAAGAAGCCGAACGGCTGGTTCACCGCCTACCGCAACGACCTGGCGGCAGCGGGCGTGGTCCAGGCGGGCGGCCACGGCGGCGACACGGCGGGACCGATCGTGGCGGAGCTGCTGAAGCTGGGCGGCTGAGAGTCGGGCGGCCGAGTCGCGGGGCGGAACTCAGCGTCTCAGCTGAGCCTCGCGCTCGACGGGCGCGGCGGCCAGATACGTCCGCCGCAGAAACCTCATCAGCGCCTTCGACTCGAACTGCACCACCGAGACACCCTGCGCGGAGTGGAACTCCACCACGGCCTGCACCCGGCCGCACGGCCACACCCGTATCTCTCCGCTCCCCGCAGGGGCACGCAGGCCCTGTTCCAGCAGGGCGCGTGAGAACGTCCACTCGTGGGTTTCGCGTCCGGGCAGCCGGACACGCACCGCGCGCGGATCGATGTCGGGGTCATAGCGCAGGACGACCGGAACGGCGTCCTGTTCCTCCGACAGGAGGTCCGCGTCCGTGACGATGTGGGCTCGGGCGTACTGTTCGACTACAGACATCGGACGGCCCTCTCACACTGCGTGACCTGTGCGGAAGCTGTGCCTTCGCTCCCCCTCCAATGTCGCATATCTTCCGGGAAGCGCCCGTCGGGGCGGGGGTATATCACATGTGCGATACACGTGGGCGATACACAAGGCTCTCGCTCTTGCAAGCCGTTCGCATTAAGCCACTATCATCGAACGGTGCATGTACCTGACGGATTCATAGACGCCCCGACCTCCGCCGTGACCGGAGTGGTCGCCGCGGCCGCGGTCGCCGTGAGCCTGCGCGGCGCGCGCCGTGAGCTCGACGAGCGGACGGCGCCGCTGGCCGGTCTGGTGGCGGCGTTCATCTTCGCGGTGCAGATGCTCAACTTCCCGGTCGCGGCCGGGACCAGCGGACATCTCCTGGGCGGCGCCCTCGCCGCGATCCTCGTCGGCCCCTATACCGGCGCGTTGTGCATCTCCGTCGTCCTGCTGATGCAGGGCATCCTCTTCGCGGACGGCGGTCTGACCGCGCTCGGCGTGAACATCACCAACATGGCGATCGTCGGCGTCGTCGTCGCCTACGTCGTCTTCCGCGGCCTGGTGAAGGTCCTGCCGAAGACCCGGCGCTCGATCACCGCCGCCTCCTTCGTCGCCGCGATCGTGTCGGTGCCGGCCGCGGCCCTCGCGTTCACGCTCCTGTTCTGGATCGGCGGCACCACCGACGTCCCGATCGGCAAGGTCGCCACCGCCATGGTCGGCGTCCACCTGCTGATCGGCATCGGCGAGGCCGCGATCACCGCGCTGACCATCGGCGCCGTCGTCGCCGTACGCCCGGACCTCGTGTACGGCGCACGTGACCTGCGGCAGCCGCTGAAGCTGCGGGTCGGCGGGGAGCTCGTCGACGCCCCGGCGCCCGGGGCCGCGCAGCCGGTCGCGGCCCGGACCTCGCGCCGCACGCTGTGGATCGGCGGTCTGGTCACCTCCCTCGTCCTCGCCGGGTTCGTCAGCTTCTACGCCTCCGCCAGCCCCGACGGCCTGGAGAAGGTCGCCGAGGACAAGGGGTTCGCCGGGTCCGCCGAGGAGCACGCGAACGCCGACTCCCCGCTCGCCGACTACGGCGTCGAGGCCATCGACAACGCCCGTCTGTCCGGCGGCCTCGCGGGGGTGATCGGCGTCGGCGCGACCGTCGTCGCGGGCACCGGCATCTTCTGGGCGGTGCGCCGGCGTCGCACGGACGAGGCGGCCGACGTGTCGCCTTCGAGCACGAGCGTCTGACCATGGGCGCCGGGCACGCGCACAGGCTCTACCGGCACGGGCACTCGCCCGTGCACGGCCTGCCGCCGCACACCAAGCTCGCCGCGGTCTTCGCGTTCGTGGTGGTCGTGGTGTCGACACCGCGGGAGGCGATGTGGGCGTTCGGCCTGTATGCCGTGCTGCTCGCGCTCGTCGCGTACGCCGCCCGCGTGCCCGCCGGGTTTCTGCTCAAGCGGCTGCTGATCGAGGTGCCGTTCGTCGCGTTCGCCGTGCTGATGCCGTTCGTGGCCGAGGGCAAGCGGGTCGAGGCGCTGGGCATGTCGCTGAGCGTCAGCGGACTGTGGGGCGCCTGGAACGTGCTGGCGAAGGGCACCCTCGGCGTCGCCGCCTCCGTACTCCTCGCCTCCACGACCGAGCTGCGTGAACTGCTCCTCGGCCTCCAGCGGTTGAAGCTGCCGCCCCTCCTCGTGCAGATCGCGTCCTTCATGATCCGCTACGGCGATGTCATCACGGACGAGATGCGGCGGATGCGCATCGCCCGTGAGTCGCGCGGCTTCGAGGCGAAGGGCGTGCGGCACTGGGGCGTCCTCGCGAAGTCGGCGGGCGCGCTGTTCATCCGCTCCTACGAGCGCGGCGAGCGGGTGCATCTGGCCATGATCAGCCGCGGCTACGCCGGTTCGATGCCGGTGATCGACGAGGTGACCGCGTCCCGGGCGCAGTGGTCGTACGCCCTCGCGCTGCCCTTCGCCGCCCTTGTCGTCTGCGTGTTGGGATGGGCCCTGTGAGTACTGCTTCCCTGGAGGTCTCCGGCCTCGCCTTCGCCTACCCCGACGGCCACCAGGCCCTGTTCGGCGTGGACTTCTCCATCGCGCGCGGCGAGCGGGTCGCGTTGCTCGGGCCGAACGGCGCCGGCAAGACGACCCTCGTGCTGCACCTCAACGGCATCCTGACCGGCGGCACGGGCAGCGTGCACGTCGCCGGGCTGCCCGTCGGCAGGCAGCACATGGCCGAGATCAGGCGCCGGGTCGGGATCGTCTTCCAGGACCCGGACGACCAGCTGTTCATGCCGACGGTCCGCGAGGACGTCGCCTTCGGTCCTGCGGCGGCCGGGCTGAAGGGTCCGGAGCTGGAGGAGCGGGTCGACCGGGCGCTGGAGCGGGTCGGCATGGCGGAGTTCAAGGACCGTCCGCCGCACCACCTGTCCTTCGGCCAGCGGCGCCGGGTCGCGGTGGCGACCGTCCTGGCGATGGAGCCGGAGATCCTCGTCCTGGACGAGCCCTCCTCCAACCTCGACCCCGCCTCCCGCCGCGAACTGGCCGACATCCTGCGCTCGTTGGACGTCACCGTCCTCATGGTCACGCACGACCTGCCGTACGCCCTGGAGCTGTGCCCGCGCTCCCTCGTCCTCAGCGAGGGCGTGATCGCGGCGGACGGCAGGACGGCGGAGCTGCTGTCCGACGAGGAGCTGATGCGCGCCCATCGGCTGGAGCTGCCGTTCGGCTTCGATCCGCGGTCCGTGACAATGGGCGCGTGACGAACGAGGAGACCCAGGGCTCGCTGTTGCTCGACGAGCAACTGTGCTTCGCGCTGTACGCCGCTCAGCGCGCCGTGACGGCCGCCTACCGCCCGCTCCTCGACGAACTCGGCCTCACCTACCCGCAGTACCTCGTCCTGCTGTTCCTCTGGGAGCGCGGTGAGACGACGGTGAAGGAACTGGCGGCAGCCCTTCGGCTCGACTACGGGACCGTCTCCCCGCTGCTGAAGCGGCTGGAGGCGGCCGGGCTGGTACGGCGGGAGCGGTCGGCGCGTGACGAGCGGTCGGTGCTCGTCGCGGTCACCGCGCGGGGCGAAGGGCTGCGGGAGCGCGCGGAGTGCGTACCGGGCACGCTGCTGGCGGAGACCGGGCTCGGCGGCCCGGAGGTGGAGCGGCTGCGCAAGGAGCTGTGGCAGCTGGCGGCGAAGGCGACGGCGGCCGCCGACCGCAACCGCTGATCGCGGCTTACCGCTGATCTCGGCTTACCGACGGTTACTACCCCCTGGTAACAGCAGGCCCATACCGGCCAGTACCTTGTGCACGATGCACTTGTGCACGCCACGCGGCGGAGCCGCACGTCGACACAGCCTGGGGGAGGGCCAACCATGAACGACGAGGGCACCGCGGTCGACACCCGTCCGACGAAGATCACGTACGTCGCCGAGGCGACCGCGCACGGCGGCCGGGACGGCTATGTCACCAGCCAGGACGGCCAGATCGAGCTCAAGGTCGCGATGCCGCCGGAGCTGGGCGGGGACGGCAACGGCACCAACCCCGAGCAGCTGTTCGCCGCCGGCTACAGCTCCTGCTTCCACAACGCGCTGATCCTGGTCGGCAGCCGCGAGGGCTACGACCTCACCGGCTCCACGGTCGCCGCGAAGGTCGGCATCGGCCCCAACAAGCACCGCGGCTACGGCCTCGCGGTCGCCCTCAGCGTCTCCCTGCCGGTGCTGGACGCGGACCTCGCGGCCAAGCTGGTGGACGCGGCGCACGAGGTGTGCCCGTACTCCAACGCGACCCGGGGGAACATCGACGTCACGATCCTGCTTGGGTAGAAGGGCACCCACACAAGGCAGGACGAGGAGACGGACGTGGACGTGAACGGCACAGTGGCCGAGGGCTTCGAGCCGGTCAGGGAGGCGTTCGCCCGGAACTTCGCCGCGCTCGGCGAGCGGGGTGCCGCCGTCGCCGTGTACCGGGACGGGCGCAAGGTCGTCGACCTGTGGGCCGGTACGA containing:
- a CDS encoding penicillin-binding transpeptidase domain-containing protein, with the translated sequence MSKGVKAAVIGGVFAVMVGGAGYGAYNIMSALNGGGATGASGPAPVRSGPPSADEVEETTAKFFAAWEKGEAAQAAAYTNNDAAAAPMLRSFSEGAHITGVKITPGKATGADVPFSVSAKVTYDGKSKPLTYKSELKVVRGLTTGRALVDWQPTVIHPQLQKDDRLVTGEAAAPPIEAVDRNGTVLTKEKYPSLGPVLDTLRDRYGSKAGGSPGIELAIRHADESPDTSLLTLAKGKPGRLETTLSASVQAAAEKAVKQYDQSSVVAVKPSTGEVLAVANHRDDAFNAAFEGRVPPGSTMKIITAAMLIDNGVTSMNGPAPCPATATWQSQTFKNLTGMKPDESANATLAAGFMRSCNTAFIKLVDEDPLTDASLTQEAEERFGLGRDWKTGISSVDGSVPASTGPDRAANAIGQGQVQMNPLNMASVTATAITGTFRQPYLVARDLDERPFATADGLRAGTAAQLKQMMRLTATSAQGTAVRVMSGLSGDIGAKTGSAEVDGEATSDSWFTGFRDDVAAAAMAQQGGHGSDAAGPIVAAVLRASG
- a CDS encoding penicillin-binding transpeptidase domain-containing protein, with amino-acid sequence MGNRGRVAERRKTNPAVLGGMIAVVVGGAGFGAYALFGGGAVADSRAQSTSASADDKGKDVKTGPLSATEVTAAARRFLTAWQQGEVTEAAAATDDTPAARTLLTGYTKDAHIKDVTLTAGTRTGDKVPFSVKGTVSYKGTTKPLGYESSLTVVRRAEDGKPLVEWHSAIVHPDLKDGDTLVTGESGTPPVKALDRDGGELTAEEYPSLGSVLDGLREKYGEKAGGKAGVELQVVRGKESQKAELSDKTLLELSEGTPGTVKTTLSPALQAAAEKQVAAKSRASVVVLRPSTGEILAVANSSHGFNTAFQGSLAPGSTMKVITSSLLIEKGLASADKQHPCPKYFTYGGWKFQNDDKFEIKGGTFKASFARSCNTAFISQAPELDNDSLTQEAQQVFGLSLNNWSVGIPTFDGSVPVQSQAQMAASLIGQGGVRMNPLNMASVSATIKTGTFKQPYLVAPTVDNRTLATASRSLSASALSQVRELMAYTAAYGTAAEAMSGVTGDVGAKTGSAEVDGQKKPNGWFTAYRNDLAAAGVVQAGGHGGDTAGPIVAELLKLGG
- a CDS encoding SsgA family sporulation/cell division regulator; translated protein: MSVVEQYARAHIVTDADLLSEEQDAVPVVLRYDPDIDPRAVRVRLPGRETHEWTFSRALLEQGLRAPAGSGEIRVWPCGRVQAVVEFHSAQGVSVVQFESKALMRFLRRTYLAAAPVEREAQLRR
- a CDS encoding energy-coupling factor ABC transporter permease, whose amino-acid sequence is MHVPDGFIDAPTSAVTGVVAAAAVAVSLRGARRELDERTAPLAGLVAAFIFAVQMLNFPVAAGTSGHLLGGALAAILVGPYTGALCISVVLLMQGILFADGGLTALGVNITNMAIVGVVVAYVVFRGLVKVLPKTRRSITAASFVAAIVSVPAAALAFTLLFWIGGTTDVPIGKVATAMVGVHLLIGIGEAAITALTIGAVVAVRPDLVYGARDLRQPLKLRVGGELVDAPAPGAAQPVAARTSRRTLWIGGLVTSLVLAGFVSFYASASPDGLEKVAEDKGFAGSAEEHANADSPLADYGVEAIDNARLSGGLAGVIGVGATVVAGTGIFWAVRRRRTDEAADVSPSSTSV
- the cbiQ gene encoding cobalt ECF transporter T component CbiQ yields the protein MGAGHAHRLYRHGHSPVHGLPPHTKLAAVFAFVVVVVSTPREAMWAFGLYAVLLALVAYAARVPAGFLLKRLLIEVPFVAFAVLMPFVAEGKRVEALGMSLSVSGLWGAWNVLAKGTLGVAASVLLASTTELRELLLGLQRLKLPPLLVQIASFMIRYGDVITDEMRRMRIARESRGFEAKGVRHWGVLAKSAGALFIRSYERGERVHLAMISRGYAGSMPVIDEVTASRAQWSYALALPFAALVVCVLGWAL
- a CDS encoding energy-coupling factor ABC transporter ATP-binding protein; its protein translation is MGPVSTASLEVSGLAFAYPDGHQALFGVDFSIARGERVALLGPNGAGKTTLVLHLNGILTGGTGSVHVAGLPVGRQHMAEIRRRVGIVFQDPDDQLFMPTVREDVAFGPAAAGLKGPELEERVDRALERVGMAEFKDRPPHHLSFGQRRRVAVATVLAMEPEILVLDEPSSNLDPASRRELADILRSLDVTVLMVTHDLPYALELCPRSLVLSEGVIAADGRTAELLSDEELMRAHRLELPFGFDPRSVTMGA
- a CDS encoding MarR family winged helix-turn-helix transcriptional regulator — translated: MTNEETQGSLLLDEQLCFALYAAQRAVTAAYRPLLDELGLTYPQYLVLLFLWERGETTVKELAAALRLDYGTVSPLLKRLEAAGLVRRERSARDERSVLVAVTARGEGLRERAECVPGTLLAETGLGGPEVERLRKELWQLAAKATAAADRNR
- a CDS encoding organic hydroperoxide resistance protein → MNDEGTAVDTRPTKITYVAEATAHGGRDGYVTSQDGQIELKVAMPPELGGDGNGTNPEQLFAAGYSSCFHNALILVGSREGYDLTGSTVAAKVGIGPNKHRGYGLAVALSVSLPVLDADLAAKLVDAAHEVCPYSNATRGNIDVTILLG